One window of Salegentibacter sp. Hel_I_6 genomic DNA carries:
- the dacB gene encoding D-alanyl-D-alanine carboxypeptidase/D-alanyl-D-alanine-endopeptidase: protein MRSRLIFKILFFSTIIIFGSCATHQQIRKPLDKIFKESPVFQKGFVGFIVIDPEKNDTLYSHNANKYFTPASNTKLFTFYAGLKILGDSVPALKYEIQNDTLYFKATGDPSFLNENLPNSKVLEFLKNRGNHLAYVTPTYTEKHQGPGWAWDDYNAYYSAERTAFPIYGNMIGFDFEKNKEFPVVWPKIFTDSLVSVKDSLSSSRLRRNMVSNRFEFNNQNKESDFSQSVPFKYSSKILIKLLVDTLQKPVSLVQNSELNKKLTKTMYSIPSDSIYKEMLKVSDNFIAEQILIMAAGKISDTLKSDIAIEYMKDNHLNDLPDEPMWYDGSGLSRYNLFTPRSIVKLLQKIKVEVPEEQLLDMLPTGGHSGTIKNYYKADEPYIFAKTGTLKNNHSLSGYLKTNSGKLLIFSFMNSNYTIPTSVLKAEMEKVLLQIRDNY, encoded by the coding sequence GTGAGAAGTCGCTTAATTTTTAAAATTCTGTTTTTTTCAACCATTATTATTTTTGGTTCTTGTGCTACTCATCAACAAATACGCAAGCCCTTAGACAAAATATTCAAGGAATCTCCTGTTTTCCAAAAAGGCTTCGTAGGTTTTATAGTTATTGATCCAGAAAAAAATGACACTCTTTATAGCCATAACGCAAATAAATATTTCACGCCGGCCTCTAACACTAAACTTTTTACTTTCTATGCCGGATTAAAAATCCTGGGAGATTCTGTCCCCGCGCTTAAGTATGAAATCCAAAACGATACCCTTTATTTTAAAGCTACAGGAGATCCATCTTTTTTAAATGAAAATTTACCCAATTCCAAAGTCCTTGAGTTTTTGAAAAATAGGGGAAATCACCTCGCCTATGTAACTCCAACTTACACCGAAAAACATCAGGGTCCCGGTTGGGCCTGGGACGATTACAATGCATACTATTCCGCAGAACGCACCGCCTTTCCTATTTATGGCAATATGATAGGATTTGATTTCGAAAAAAATAAGGAGTTTCCCGTGGTTTGGCCAAAAATCTTTACAGACTCTTTGGTAAGCGTAAAAGACAGTCTTAGTTCTTCCCGACTTAGACGGAATATGGTTAGTAACCGGTTTGAGTTCAACAATCAAAATAAAGAATCAGATTTTTCGCAATCTGTACCCTTTAAATATTCATCCAAAATTCTTATCAAACTACTAGTAGATACCCTTCAAAAACCGGTTAGCCTGGTTCAAAATTCAGAATTAAACAAAAAACTTACTAAAACTATGTATAGCATTCCCAGCGATAGTATATATAAGGAAATGCTGAAGGTAAGTGATAATTTTATCGCTGAACAAATCCTGATTATGGCAGCCGGAAAAATTTCAGATACCTTAAAATCTGATATCGCTATAGAGTATATGAAGGATAATCATTTAAATGATTTACCAGACGAACCTATGTGGTATGATGGTTCTGGGCTTTCAAGGTATAATCTTTTTACCCCACGAAGTATTGTAAAATTGCTTCAAAAAATCAAAGTTGAAGTTCCCGAGGAGCAATTACTAGATATGCTACCAACCGGAGGTCACTCGGGTACTATAAAAAATTATTATAAAGCTGATGAACCTTATATTTTCGCTAAAACCGGAACTTTAAAGAACAATCACAGTCTTAGCGGATATCTGAAAACGAACAGTGGCAAACTTCTAATTTTCAGTTTTATGAATAGTAATTACACGATTCCAACCTCAGTACTAAAAGCCGAAATGGAAAAGGTACTGCTCCAAATTCGTGATAATTATTAA
- a CDS encoding SusC/RagA family TonB-linked outer membrane protein has protein sequence MRNKFTIMALLAFFQVTGMFAQQQEVTGTVTVASDGMPLPGVNVLVKGTNDGTVTDMDGNYAIEVPEDAVLVFSSLGFERQEQSVNGRSVINVQLSEDLEGLDEVVVTSFGIEREKKALGYAVQEVKGEDIVKTNQPNIVNALQGQTAGVQITNSGGAPGQSARIIIRGVNSLDPNADNQPLFVIDGVPVDNSTTESGNTPRGLSNRAADINPNDIESMNVLKGAAATALYGVRAANGAVIITTKKGKEGAVRINVNSTVGFEEVNRYPKIQDVYGQGFGGVYDPNSFWPNWGPSIDEIREIDPDAEINDIWRDAMRTGVQIDNSFSISGGNEKANFYASLNNLDQEGIIPFSNWGRTSARLNGQLKFNDKFKVAGNMNYTISGGNRVPHDRFMERMVYNSPMQDINDYINEDGTMKTVGGNTNPIYDARFSTFEDEVNRIIGNLQFTYSPFEWMDVNYLIGTDFYTDSRTEITPGPLGIDGEVALSSQGFITETRIESRDINSNLFVTLKKQWDDKWNTTLRFGNDVFERDYSRVEATGENFVIPQFYDLSYASQISNSQDKRKKRLVGLYGDLMVDYDDMLFLNITGRNDWTSTLPQGNNSFFYPSINLGFVFTEAFEIPEALSYGKFRASYAEVGKDTDPYRIGQTYTSPDIFPLGGEVGFTRFSQFGDLALKPERTTSIEFGTDLRFFGNRLGIDFTWYKSNSKDQIIPVPVSESSGFSTFITNAGEIENQGVEFIISGNPIRTEDFTWNIALNAAYNQNEVVSIREGIEQIQVGSQFGYVGSTVTMQLIEGEAYGNIFGSSYERFGADENSIFLNEDLPVVIGENGFPVRNGSQLVLGNSTPKWIGGLKNDFTYKNFDFSFLIDFRTGLQQYSQYDNFFSAFGISEYTLDRNDTRVFNGVLANGSPNTQEVWLGQGVGPDGRDYGAGFYRNSYRGVSENFVHDASFIKLRNISLGYNFGDNVLNSIGFLQSARFSVAANNIILYTPWDGFDPESFSAGAGGNATGFTGLGYPGVHSLFFTLNLGL, from the coding sequence ATGAGAAACAAATTTACAATTATGGCTTTGCTGGCTTTTTTTCAAGTTACAGGGATGTTTGCCCAGCAGCAAGAAGTGACCGGAACGGTTACCGTGGCCAGTGATGGAATGCCTTTACCGGGGGTAAATGTTCTGGTAAAGGGGACAAATGACGGGACTGTAACAGATATGGATGGTAATTACGCTATCGAAGTGCCAGAAGATGCAGTTTTAGTATTTTCTTCTTTAGGTTTTGAGAGGCAGGAACAATCGGTTAATGGGCGTAGTGTGATCAACGTACAATTAAGTGAAGATCTAGAGGGTCTTGATGAAGTTGTGGTGACTTCTTTTGGAATTGAAAGAGAGAAAAAAGCACTTGGTTACGCGGTACAGGAAGTAAAAGGCGAAGATATTGTTAAGACGAATCAGCCTAATATTGTAAATGCACTTCAGGGACAAACTGCCGGTGTTCAAATTACAAATTCTGGGGGTGCACCGGGACAGAGCGCACGGATAATTATTCGAGGAGTGAACTCTCTCGATCCTAATGCAGATAACCAACCTCTATTTGTTATTGATGGGGTGCCAGTAGATAACTCTACTACAGAAAGTGGTAATACACCCCGTGGCTTATCTAACCGGGCCGCCGATATTAACCCTAACGATATTGAATCTATGAACGTACTAAAAGGTGCGGCTGCAACAGCACTTTACGGGGTTAGAGCAGCAAATGGTGCGGTAATTATTACTACAAAGAAAGGTAAAGAAGGTGCTGTTCGTATTAATGTGAACAGTACCGTGGGTTTTGAAGAAGTAAATCGATACCCTAAAATTCAGGATGTCTATGGTCAGGGTTTTGGAGGAGTTTACGATCCTAATTCATTTTGGCCAAACTGGGGTCCTTCTATAGATGAGATTAGGGAAATAGATCCTGATGCCGAGATTAATGATATTTGGAGAGATGCTATGAGAACTGGAGTGCAAATTGATAATTCTTTCAGTATTTCTGGTGGTAATGAGAAAGCCAATTTTTATGCTTCTTTAAATAACCTGGATCAGGAAGGTATTATCCCTTTTAGTAATTGGGGGAGAACTTCGGCAAGATTAAATGGGCAGTTGAAGTTTAACGATAAATTTAAGGTGGCCGGAAATATGAATTATACTATTTCTGGAGGTAATCGGGTACCACATGATCGTTTTATGGAGCGTATGGTTTATAATTCTCCTATGCAGGATATTAATGATTATATAAATGAAGACGGTACAATGAAAACTGTTGGGGGTAATACGAACCCTATTTACGATGCCCGCTTTAGTACCTTTGAGGATGAGGTGAACCGAATAATTGGAAACCTTCAATTTACCTATAGCCCTTTTGAATGGATGGATGTTAATTATTTAATAGGTACCGATTTTTATACTGATTCCCGAACAGAAATTACTCCGGGTCCTTTAGGTATTGATGGTGAAGTTGCTTTAAGTTCACAGGGTTTTATTACCGAAACAAGAATAGAAAGTAGGGATATTAACTCTAACTTATTTGTGACACTAAAAAAGCAATGGGACGATAAATGGAACACCACTTTACGATTTGGGAACGATGTTTTTGAGCGCGATTACAGCAGGGTAGAAGCCACTGGAGAGAATTTTGTAATTCCGCAATTTTATGATTTAAGCTATGCAAGTCAAATATCAAACTCACAGGATAAACGCAAGAAAAGACTGGTAGGTTTGTATGGGGATCTTATGGTAGATTATGACGATATGTTGTTTCTTAATATTACAGGAAGAAACGACTGGACTTCTACTTTGCCACAAGGGAATAATTCATTCTTTTATCCCTCTATAAACTTAGGTTTTGTCTTTACAGAAGCTTTTGAAATTCCTGAAGCGCTTTCTTATGGTAAATTTAGAGCTTCTTATGCCGAAGTGGGTAAGGATACCGATCCTTATAGAATAGGCCAGACCTATACCTCACCAGATATTTTCCCATTAGGAGGCGAAGTTGGCTTTACACGATTTAGCCAATTTGGAGATTTAGCGCTAAAACCGGAAAGAACTACATCTATAGAATTTGGTACAGATCTTAGATTCTTCGGAAATAGACTGGGAATAGATTTTACCTGGTACAAATCTAATAGTAAAGATCAAATTATTCCTGTTCCGGTTTCTGAGTCTTCTGGTTTTTCAACCTTTATTACCAATGCCGGGGAAATTGAAAACCAGGGTGTAGAATTTATCATTTCTGGTAATCCTATTAGAACTGAAGATTTTACCTGGAATATTGCCTTAAATGCTGCCTATAATCAAAACGAAGTAGTAAGTATTAGGGAAGGAATAGAACAAATTCAGGTGGGAAGCCAATTTGGTTATGTAGGAAGTACAGTGACAATGCAGCTTATTGAAGGGGAAGCTTATGGTAATATTTTTGGAAGTAGTTATGAACGTTTTGGAGCCGACGAAAATAGTATTTTTCTAAATGAGGATCTGCCCGTTGTTATAGGTGAAAATGGATTCCCGGTAAGAAATGGATCTCAATTAGTTCTAGGGAATTCTACCCCAAAATGGATTGGTGGTTTGAAAAACGATTTTACATATAAGAACTTTGATTTTTCATTCTTAATTGATTTTAGAACAGGTCTGCAACAATACAGTCAATATGATAACTTTTTCTCTGCCTTTGGTATTTCTGAATATACCTTAGATAGAAACGATACTCGTGTTTTTAATGGAGTACTTGCAAATGGCTCTCCAAATACTCAGGAAGTTTGGCTTGGGCAGGGAGTTGGCCCTGATGGAAGGGATTATGGAGCAGGTTTCTATAGAAATAGTTATCGTGGGGTGAGTGAAAATTTTGTTCACGATGCTTCTTTCATAAAACTTAGAAACATTTCTTTAGGCTATAATTTTGGTGATAATGTTTTAAACTCGATTGGCTTCCTTCAAAGCGCTAGATTTTCAGTAGCGGCCAATAACATTATACTATATACGCCCTGGGACGGTTTTGATCCGGAATCATTTAGTGCCGGTGCCGGTGGAAATGCTACAGGCTTTACAGGACTGGGATACCCTGGAGTGCATAGCTTGTTTTTTACTCTTAACTTAGGTTTATAA
- a CDS encoding SusD/RagB family nutrient-binding outer membrane lipoprotein, with the protein MKILRKTYNYIVIAGLFLTFTACDDYLDINENPNNPTTAPLAGLMVNSTFETAQNTFRIGNTTSNYVQHLASPNQGSASDVMDELSFNATWSSLYNVMTDLNDMILEANETGANHYEGVGQVLMALNLAMTVDAFGDVPFSQSFNFETITPAYDDDAELYNRVFTLLDSGIANLSQETELPIGSDDFIYNGDADQWIKFANMLKARYLNHLSKTDQYNPTEILAAIEAGFESNADDAQVEYFEEEFNPWANVAINNENLLLGGWISEQFVEATDGTTFGVEDPRLPFMIGTTDDGDYIGVPNGAGRGSAAESGERSTLVPGDFYTSEQSPVLIATYAEQKFIEAEAAFEVDKSRSYNAYLEGIRAHMRMLGVEQAEIDEYVSSAAVSVGEGDFSLDHIFKEKWIAMFLHPEAWVDARRYDYDYENFDLPENLNPDLNGQFIRRLRYPDSELGRNGSNVPEVTLLDRIFWDE; encoded by the coding sequence ATGAAAATTTTAAGAAAAACATATAATTATATAGTAATTGCAGGGCTATTTCTCACGTTCACAGCCTGTGACGATTACCTGGATATAAATGAGAATCCAAATAATCCTACCACTGCTCCTTTAGCAGGTTTAATGGTGAATTCTACATTTGAAACAGCTCAAAATACGTTTAGAATAGGAAATACTACCTCTAATTATGTTCAACATTTAGCATCTCCAAACCAGGGAAGTGCGTCAGATGTTATGGATGAGCTCAGTTTTAACGCAACCTGGTCTTCTTTGTACAATGTGATGACAGATCTTAACGATATGATTCTTGAGGCAAATGAAACGGGAGCGAATCATTATGAAGGGGTCGGCCAGGTGCTAATGGCTTTAAATTTGGCAATGACCGTTGACGCTTTTGGAGATGTGCCATTTAGTCAAAGTTTTAATTTTGAGACGATCACCCCGGCATATGATGATGACGCCGAATTATACAACAGGGTTTTTACGTTGCTTGATAGTGGTATAGCTAATCTTTCCCAGGAAACAGAATTGCCGATAGGTTCAGATGACTTTATTTATAATGGGGATGCAGATCAATGGATTAAATTTGCAAATATGCTTAAAGCACGTTATTTAAACCACTTAAGTAAAACAGATCAGTATAATCCTACGGAAATCCTGGCTGCAATTGAAGCAGGTTTTGAAAGTAATGCGGACGATGCACAAGTAGAATATTTTGAAGAAGAATTTAATCCTTGGGCGAATGTTGCTATTAATAACGAGAACCTGCTTCTTGGGGGTTGGATTTCTGAACAATTTGTAGAAGCCACCGACGGAACAACTTTTGGAGTTGAAGATCCACGTTTGCCATTCATGATTGGTACCACTGATGATGGGGATTATATTGGTGTTCCAAATGGAGCCGGCCGTGGTAGTGCAGCCGAATCTGGTGAGCGTTCCACTCTTGTTCCGGGCGATTTTTATACTTCAGAACAATCTCCGGTTTTGATTGCTACCTATGCTGAGCAAAAATTTATTGAGGCTGAAGCAGCGTTTGAAGTTGATAAATCCCGTTCTTATAATGCATATCTGGAAGGAATTAGAGCGCACATGAGAATGCTGGGAGTTGAACAGGCTGAGATTGATGAATATGTTAGTAGTGCAGCAGTGAGTGTTGGAGAAGGAGACTTTAGTCTGGATCATATTTTTAAAGAAAAATGGATCGCTATGTTCCTGCATCCTGAAGCCTGGGTAGATGCAAGAAGGTATGATTATGATTATGAAAATTTTGATCTTCCTGAAAATTTAAATCCAGATCTTAATGGGCAGTTTATTAGAAGGTTGCGCTATCCAGATTCTGAACTAGGTAGAAACGGTAGCAATGTGCCAGAAGTGACTTTGCTTGACCGTATTTTTTGGGACGAATAA